From the Acidicapsa ligni genome, one window contains:
- a CDS encoding YceH family protein, whose product MHLTPTEARVLGALVEKEITTPEYYPLSLNALVNACNQKNNREPVTSLDDVEVRQALHGLEDDRLAAPVRGDGRVPKFEHHMQEVFNFTRGEIAVICVLLLRGPQTPGELRGRTERMHRFDELSDVQSVLQRLISREPALVKVLPRQPGTKEARYAHLLSGDVESFEPPSSSATSYASASSQASSYQEPDPELSERMAQLEAEVAILTRELNEVREQVERLTKLIE is encoded by the coding sequence ATGCATCTCACTCCCACGGAAGCCCGCGTCCTCGGCGCGCTGGTCGAAAAGGAAATCACCACCCCCGAGTACTATCCCCTCTCGCTCAACGCGCTCGTCAACGCCTGCAACCAGAAGAACAATCGCGAACCCGTAACCTCACTCGACGACGTTGAAGTTCGTCAGGCCCTCCACGGCCTTGAAGACGACCGCCTCGCCGCTCCCGTCCGTGGCGACGGACGCGTTCCCAAATTCGAGCATCACATGCAGGAAGTCTTCAACTTCACCCGTGGCGAAATCGCTGTAATCTGCGTCCTCCTCCTGCGCGGTCCGCAAACCCCCGGCGAACTCCGCGGCCGCACCGAGCGGATGCATCGATTCGACGAGCTCAGCGACGTTCAGTCCGTCCTCCAGCGCCTGATCTCCCGCGAACCCGCCCTGGTCAAGGTGCTGCCCCGCCAACCCGGCACCAAAGAGGCCCGCTACGCCCACCTGCTCTCCGGCGATGTCGAAAGCTTCGAACCACCCTCATCCAGCGCCACGTCCTACGCATCGGCATCATCCCAGGCAAGCTCCTATCAGGAACCAGATCCGGAACTATCCGAACGCATGGCCCAACTCGAAGCCGAAGTAGCCATCCTCACCCGCGAACTAAACGAAGTCCGCGAACAAGTAGAACGCCTGACCAAACTGATCGAGTAA
- a CDS encoding M28 family peptidase produces MKAKASSRFLSLALAAALASIVSPALAQDPGIAAANAAMQANMMATQAAMQAQSDAQAAAATFQMQMNMANTSSASYARAATKSVKSYEAGIDPEKIRAHVQFLSDDLLEGRYPGLRGGELAAKYIATQFAIYGLKPAGDNGTYFQNINFVGMKVRPSETTASLIPKSGAPIVLKFADDYTVMNETLTPTSDIDAPIVFVGYGADAPEFNWNDYAGIDVKGKIILCIVGDPPSSDPKFFGGDAMTYYGRWTYKFEQAARMGAVGALIIHRTDLASYGWDVVKNSNTSEKTFLRDDKNPQLKAASWIQLDVAQKIFAASGLDFDQEFAAAGKPGFKAVELPIRLQAHVSSDVRSFQSPNVVGIFPAYQEPLKKGKTPPSFTDQAVLYTAHYDHLGFKAGMPGDNIYNGAADNATGVGMILELARSWSHMRSVLPHSVLFAAVTAEEQGLLGSQYLGQNPPIPASQIALDINYDMVLPIGTPMEINVNGAQRTSFYPAVEKTAKAFRLDIVPDPRPSAGSYYRSDHFSLSRVGIPAFSIEPGTLFEGYDRAWGVAQFKNFEDHDYHNFSDNYHSDWDFSGNAKLIRFGMDLGWQVISSKKPITWNKGDEFEAARLASR; encoded by the coding sequence ATGAAAGCCAAAGCATCAAGTCGATTCCTTTCTCTTGCCCTGGCCGCAGCCCTCGCCAGCATCGTATCGCCAGCCCTCGCGCAGGATCCCGGCATCGCCGCAGCCAACGCCGCGATGCAAGCCAACATGATGGCAACCCAGGCCGCCATGCAGGCGCAATCCGACGCCCAGGCCGCCGCAGCTACCTTTCAAATGCAAATGAATATGGCCAATACTTCCAGTGCATCCTACGCCCGCGCCGCCACCAAATCGGTCAAGAGCTACGAAGCCGGCATCGATCCCGAAAAGATCCGCGCCCACGTCCAGTTTCTCTCCGACGATCTCCTCGAAGGCCGCTATCCCGGCCTCCGCGGTGGCGAACTCGCCGCCAAATACATCGCCACCCAGTTCGCCATCTACGGCCTCAAACCCGCTGGCGACAACGGCACCTATTTCCAGAACATCAACTTCGTCGGCATGAAAGTACGTCCGTCCGAAACCACCGCCAGCCTCATCCCAAAATCAGGCGCACCCATCGTCCTCAAATTCGCCGACGACTACACGGTGATGAACGAGACCCTCACCCCCACATCCGATATCGACGCCCCCATCGTCTTCGTCGGCTACGGTGCAGACGCCCCTGAATTCAACTGGAACGACTACGCGGGCATCGATGTCAAAGGCAAAATAATCCTCTGCATCGTCGGCGATCCACCCTCCAGCGATCCCAAATTCTTCGGCGGCGACGCCATGACCTACTACGGCCGCTGGACCTACAAATTCGAGCAGGCCGCCCGCATGGGTGCCGTCGGAGCACTCATCATCCACCGCACAGACCTCGCCAGCTACGGTTGGGACGTGGTCAAAAACTCCAACACCAGCGAAAAAACCTTCCTTCGCGACGACAAAAATCCCCAGCTCAAAGCCGCCAGTTGGATTCAGCTCGACGTAGCCCAGAAGATCTTCGCCGCCTCCGGTCTTGACTTCGATCAGGAGTTTGCCGCCGCCGGTAAACCCGGCTTCAAAGCCGTCGAACTCCCCATCCGCCTGCAGGCGCACGTCTCCAGCGACGTCCGCTCATTCCAGTCGCCCAACGTAGTCGGCATTTTCCCCGCATATCAAGAGCCTCTGAAAAAAGGGAAAACTCCGCCATCCTTTACCGACCAGGCCGTCCTCTACACCGCCCACTACGACCATCTCGGATTTAAGGCCGGTATGCCCGGCGACAACATCTACAACGGTGCCGCCGATAACGCAACCGGCGTCGGCATGATCCTCGAACTGGCCCGTTCCTGGAGCCACATGCGCTCCGTTCTTCCTCACTCCGTCCTCTTCGCCGCCGTCACCGCAGAAGAGCAGGGTCTGCTCGGATCGCAGTATCTCGGCCAGAACCCGCCCATCCCCGCCAGCCAGATCGCGCTCGACATCAACTACGACATGGTCCTGCCCATCGGCACACCCATGGAAATCAACGTCAACGGAGCCCAGCGCACCAGCTTCTACCCCGCCGTCGAAAAGACCGCGAAAGCCTTCCGCCTGGACATCGTTCCCGACCCGCGCCCATCCGCCGGCAGCTATTACCGCTCCGATCACTTCTCGCTCTCGCGCGTAGGCATCCCCGCCTTTTCCATCGAGCCTGGAACCCTCTTCGAAGGCTACGACCGCGCCTGGGGAGTCGCCCAATTCAAAAACTTCGAGGATCACGACTACCACAACTTCTCAGACAACTACCACTCCGACTGGGACTTCTCAGGCAACGCCAAACTCATCCGCTTCGGCATGGACCTGGGCTGGCAGGTCATCAGCAGCAAGAAGCCCATTACCTGGAATAAAGGCGATGAATTCGAGGCAGCCCGCCTCGCCAGCCGCTAA
- a CDS encoding Dps family protein has product MTTTATHSDKKESNDLLTPTDLDRKGTAQVGEELRYLLADVFALYLKTKNFHWHMSGPHFRDYHLLLDEQADQIFAISDDIAERARKIGETTLHSISEIAKFQRLKDNSAPFVAPKLMLAELHHDNLQLVEYMRNTHEITSRVNDVATTSLLENWIDEAERRAWFLFETIRTL; this is encoded by the coding sequence ATGACAACGACAGCAACCCATTCCGATAAGAAAGAAAGCAACGATCTGCTCACGCCAACCGATCTTGACCGCAAAGGTACCGCCCAGGTTGGAGAAGAGCTTCGTTATCTGCTGGCCGACGTATTCGCGCTATATCTCAAGACCAAGAACTTCCACTGGCACATGAGCGGGCCGCATTTCCGCGACTATCATCTTCTTCTCGATGAGCAGGCGGACCAGATCTTCGCCATCTCCGACGACATCGCAGAGCGCGCCCGCAAAATCGGCGAAACCACCTTGCACTCCATCTCTGAGATCGCAAAATTCCAGCGCCTCAAGGACAACTCAGCACCCTTCGTCGCTCCCAAACTCATGCTCGCCGAGCTGCATCACGACAATCTCCAGCTCGTCGAATACATGCGCAACACCCATGAAATCACCTCCAGGGTGAACGACGTAGCCACCACCAGCCTGCTTGAGAACTGGATCGACGAGGCCGAGCGCCGCGCCTGGTTCCTCTTCGAAACCATCCGCACCCTGTAA
- a CDS encoding acyltransferase family protein, whose product MTIAGNVEPSLTATRRHFKALDGLRGVAALAVVTFHFMEMAIYNYSKLFIGHGFLAVDFFFCLSGFVIGYAYDDRVGTMGLWAFFKARLIRLHPMVILGSMLGLIALLFDPFAKDPLAYSASRIALMFLASIFLIPYPAMQERAFNLFSLNAPSWSLFWEYVANIFYAVIVFRFSQRWLVFLTVCAAIALCVVGYQAGALSGGWSGHTFWHGGVRVAYSFLAGLLVYRSKWIIRSKLGFSVLSVLLLLAFVMPYANGGWVREAVVVLFYFPLLIVLGAGATLTPFSEKLCTFAGNLSYPLYMTHYAVIWIFGNYYSTYKPDSAHLALVVTSGVLGMVGFAYLVMVLYDIPVRKYLSLKNRGA is encoded by the coding sequence ATGACAATTGCAGGCAACGTAGAGCCTAGTCTCACGGCTACGAGGCGACATTTCAAGGCTCTCGATGGCTTGAGAGGCGTGGCGGCTCTGGCAGTAGTCACCTTCCACTTCATGGAAATGGCGATTTACAACTACAGCAAGCTCTTCATCGGACATGGCTTTCTAGCTGTAGATTTCTTCTTCTGTCTGTCCGGATTTGTGATCGGCTACGCCTACGATGATCGCGTCGGCACGATGGGTCTCTGGGCATTCTTTAAAGCCAGGCTGATACGCCTGCACCCAATGGTAATTCTGGGGTCAATGCTTGGCTTGATCGCCTTGCTCTTCGACCCATTTGCGAAAGACCCTCTGGCCTATAGCGCAAGCCGCATCGCGCTCATGTTTCTGGCTTCGATTTTTCTCATTCCCTACCCCGCGATGCAGGAGCGCGCGTTCAATCTGTTTAGCCTGAACGCTCCGTCCTGGTCGCTGTTCTGGGAGTACGTAGCGAATATCTTCTACGCCGTCATCGTGTTCCGGTTCAGCCAGCGCTGGTTAGTCTTTCTTACCGTATGCGCCGCGATTGCACTTTGTGTCGTGGGCTACCAGGCCGGTGCGCTCTCCGGCGGCTGGAGCGGACATACCTTCTGGCATGGCGGCGTACGGGTAGCGTATTCATTCCTGGCTGGCCTGCTTGTGTACCGCTCCAAATGGATCATCCGCTCAAAGCTCGGCTTCAGCGTTCTATCCGTATTGCTGTTGCTGGCGTTCGTCATGCCGTATGCCAACGGAGGCTGGGTACGGGAAGCGGTCGTGGTTCTCTTTTACTTTCCACTCCTGATCGTGCTGGGTGCCGGGGCCACACTGACGCCATTTTCAGAAAAGCTCTGCACCTTCGCAGGCAACCTGTCCTACCCGCTCTACATGACGCACTACGCAGTGATCTGGATCTTTGGAAACTACTACAGCACCTACAAGCCCGACTCGGCACACCTGGCATTAGTCGTTACCAGCGGAGTCCTTGGAATGGTCGGCTTTGCTTACCTGGTAATGGTGCTTTACGACATTCCAGTGCGAAAATACCTCAGCTTGAAAAATCGGGGTGCTTGA
- a CDS encoding ferredoxin--NADP reductase has product MARPTYTARLLSKVCISESAQCFHLEFVIDELPDFDLAPGQFLSAVAPDPNGKVQTRAYSIASAANGNQFDLCVNRVEGGFFSNYLIDLNIGDTVQVHGPHGHFVLKSPVTDSIFVATGTGIAPMRGFTQWLFPDQGPDAGLDRSEGKQIWLVYGTRYESEIYYREYFESIAARHSNFHYIATLSRAHEEWSGPRGYVQEHLDAIIEKRSPSGGESPIALASVVQDVVAAEASIPQAQVFDIHTYICGLNNMVAGVRERLTSFGWHKKQIIFERYD; this is encoded by the coding sequence TTGGCCCGTCCCACATACACCGCCCGTCTTCTGAGTAAAGTCTGCATCTCCGAATCAGCCCAGTGCTTTCACCTGGAATTCGTGATCGACGAACTGCCTGACTTCGATCTGGCGCCTGGCCAGTTTCTGTCTGCGGTAGCGCCCGATCCAAACGGCAAGGTTCAGACTCGCGCCTACTCGATCGCCTCTGCAGCCAACGGAAATCAATTCGACCTCTGCGTCAATCGCGTCGAGGGCGGCTTCTTTTCCAATTACCTTATCGATCTGAACATAGGCGACACCGTTCAGGTGCATGGACCGCACGGCCACTTCGTGCTCAAGTCCCCGGTCACCGACTCCATCTTCGTCGCCACCGGCACCGGCATCGCGCCCATGCGCGGCTTTACGCAATGGCTCTTTCCCGACCAAGGCCCCGATGCAGGATTGGACCGAAGCGAAGGCAAGCAGATCTGGCTCGTCTACGGCACCCGCTACGAAAGCGAAATCTACTACCGCGAGTATTTCGAAAGCATCGCCGCGCGCCACTCGAACTTTCACTACATCGCCACCCTGAGCCGCGCTCATGAAGAGTGGTCAGGACCACGCGGTTACGTGCAGGAGCATCTCGACGCGATCATAGAAAAGCGCAGCCCGTCCGGTGGAGAATCGCCCATCGCACTCGCTTCTGTAGTGCAGGACGTAGTCGCAGCCGAAGCCTCCATCCCGCAGGCTCAGGTCTTCGATATTCACACCTATATCTGCGGTCTGAATAACATGGTCGCCGGGGTTCGTGAGCGCCTCACCAGCTTCGGCTGGCACAAAAAACAAATCATCTTCGAGCGCTACGACTAA
- a CDS encoding LytR/AlgR family response regulator transcription factor yields MPITAVIVDDEQLAREELKYLLDSIGSVEILAEGTNGIEAVDLIEEHQPDLVFLDVQMPGLDGFAVLKQLVDQRAMERLPQIVFATAYDQYAVRAFDVNAVDYLLKPFDRNRILQTVDRARARILENSQDEPPSKAETDRRETEMDALLQLLNRQQNSTRASAPSKLIVQVQSRLLLVDQAEICFAAIEDGTIRVVTPSVEGHSKCRTLEDLLELLDPNLFWRAHRGFVVNINHIREVVPWFKSSYQLRMDDRKQTEIPVSRAQTKRLRELFNL; encoded by the coding sequence ATGCCCATTACTGCGGTCATAGTGGATGACGAGCAACTGGCTCGGGAAGAGCTGAAGTACCTGCTGGATTCCATTGGCAGCGTTGAGATTCTGGCTGAAGGCACGAACGGGATCGAGGCTGTGGACTTGATTGAGGAGCACCAGCCGGACCTGGTTTTTCTGGATGTGCAGATGCCGGGGCTGGACGGTTTTGCCGTCCTGAAGCAACTGGTCGATCAACGGGCGATGGAGCGGTTGCCGCAGATCGTCTTTGCCACTGCTTACGATCAGTACGCGGTTCGCGCCTTTGATGTGAACGCGGTGGATTACCTACTGAAACCGTTCGATCGCAACAGAATCTTGCAGACAGTGGATCGGGCGCGGGCGCGCATCCTGGAGAACAGCCAGGATGAACCACCCTCAAAGGCCGAGACGGATCGCCGCGAGACGGAGATGGATGCGCTGCTGCAGTTGCTGAACCGACAGCAAAATTCAACGCGTGCCAGTGCGCCGAGCAAGCTGATTGTGCAGGTGCAGAGCCGATTGCTGCTGGTGGACCAGGCGGAGATTTGTTTTGCAGCAATTGAGGATGGAACGATTCGCGTGGTGACGCCTTCGGTGGAGGGCCACTCCAAGTGCAGGACGCTGGAAGATCTGCTGGAGCTGCTTGACCCGAATTTGTTCTGGAGAGCGCACCGGGGATTTGTGGTGAATATCAATCACATTCGCGAAGTGGTGCCGTGGTTCAAGTCGAGCTACCAGTTGCGCATGGATGATCGCAAGCAGACGGAGATTCCGGTGAGCCGGGCGCAAACGAAGAGATTACGCGAACTATTTAATCTTTAG
- a CDS encoding zinc ribbon domain-containing protein, whose protein sequence is MRDPQSIPINEDAQLIPLWSMIVAGIAFIVVEYYFWYVLPLQRHHPPAPLGLRTYINLSWGILASLYFLMVGYVSKDAPRRSMSMRFWMLICFVLPGGIGAVLYFLLRLPIISKCAACGTHVLNDFHFCPQCNYQLTASCGNCFRSVRITDLYCTGCGHELAEDQMPSRLRVMVD, encoded by the coding sequence ATGCGCGATCCACAATCCATACCGATTAACGAAGACGCCCAGTTGATTCCGCTCTGGTCAATGATTGTGGCTGGAATCGCGTTTATCGTGGTGGAGTACTATTTCTGGTATGTTCTGCCGTTGCAGCGCCATCATCCGCCGGCCCCACTGGGACTTAGAACTTATATCAATTTGTCCTGGGGGATTCTGGCTTCGCTTTACTTTCTGATGGTGGGATATGTAAGTAAGGATGCGCCACGAAGGTCGATGAGCATGCGGTTCTGGATGCTGATCTGCTTTGTGTTGCCGGGTGGTATCGGCGCGGTGCTCTACTTTCTACTGCGGCTGCCGATCATTTCGAAATGCGCGGCTTGCGGAACGCATGTGCTGAATGATTTTCACTTTTGCCCGCAGTGCAATTATCAGCTTACGGCGAGTTGTGGAAACTGCTTCCGATCGGTGCGCATCACTGATTTGTACTGCACCGGGTGCGGACATGAGCTGGCGGAAGATCAGATGCCTTCGCGTTTGCGTGTCATGGTAGATTAG
- a CDS encoding RNA polymerase sigma factor, which produces MTSFASAAIVDSVSARAAQELVRQESLAIAEGLKRQDVGLLDELIVRYQHRLLRYLLYLTSNREQAEDLFQEVWMRVLLRGGQFNGKARFDTWLFTVARNLVIDLRRKRTMSSLDEMFETAGDEDRPMGIEIAADGPTPFDQCSSGEDRDRLTTALLQMEPLYREVLVLRFHEDLSLEEIAKVTHAPLSTVKSRLYRGLAFMKPKLAD; this is translated from the coding sequence ATGACATCGTTCGCCTCAGCAGCTATCGTCGATTCCGTCAGCGCCCGGGCCGCTCAAGAACTGGTTCGCCAGGAGAGCCTGGCGATTGCCGAGGGTCTGAAACGGCAGGATGTGGGACTGCTTGACGAGCTGATTGTTCGCTATCAGCACCGATTGTTGCGCTACCTGCTGTACCTGACGAGCAATCGCGAGCAGGCTGAGGATTTATTCCAGGAAGTCTGGATGCGGGTTCTGCTGCGCGGTGGTCAGTTCAATGGCAAGGCGCGGTTTGACACGTGGCTGTTTACGGTTGCACGCAACCTGGTGATCGACCTGCGGCGCAAGCGCACGATGTCGAGCCTGGATGAAATGTTCGAGACGGCCGGTGATGAAGACAGGCCGATGGGCATCGAAATTGCGGCGGATGGACCGACGCCTTTCGATCAGTGTTCGAGTGGCGAGGATCGTGACAGACTCACGACGGCGCTTTTGCAAATGGAGCCTTTGTACCGGGAAGTGCTGGTGCTACGGTTCCATGAAGATCTTTCTTTAGAAGAAATTGCAAAAGTTACCCACGCCCCGCTTTCCACGGTAAAATCGCGACTGTATCGTGGATTGGCTTTTATGAAGCCTAAGCTGGCAGATTAG
- the rlmB gene encoding 23S rRNA (guanosine(2251)-2'-O)-methyltransferase RlmB, whose product MQILYGLHPVEEALKAGKRRFDHVLVARERRDDRLEAIVSLCRDLKIRLRTEPRETLTDMAHTPAHQGVVAIVRAQQFLTIEDILEPIATPRLVLALDGVEDPQNLGALLRSADGAGVDAVVMTERRAAPLSAVAAKAAAGAQEHLRIARVVNLVRSLEELKRKNIWIIGLDERGTMDYDQFDFTGDCALVMGREGDGLHELVRRTCDHLLRIPMAGGVSSLNVSAAGAVVLFEAFRQRRSKQKAATGVPDKSPTAASKPKKQKGLGS is encoded by the coding sequence ATGCAAATTCTCTACGGACTGCACCCTGTCGAAGAGGCGCTCAAAGCGGGCAAACGCCGCTTCGATCACGTGCTGGTAGCCCGCGAACGCCGCGATGACCGCCTCGAAGCCATCGTCTCCCTCTGCCGCGACCTCAAAATCCGCCTCCGCACCGAGCCCCGCGAAACCCTCACCGACATGGCCCACACCCCGGCTCACCAGGGAGTCGTCGCCATCGTTCGCGCCCAGCAGTTCCTCACCATCGAGGACATTCTGGAACCCATCGCCACCCCGCGCCTCGTCCTCGCCCTCGACGGCGTTGAAGATCCCCAGAACCTCGGCGCACTCCTTCGCTCCGCCGACGGAGCCGGAGTCGACGCAGTGGTCATGACCGAGCGCCGCGCCGCGCCCCTGAGCGCCGTAGCCGCCAAGGCCGCCGCCGGAGCCCAGGAGCATCTCCGCATCGCCCGCGTCGTCAACCTCGTCCGCTCCCTCGAAGAGCTCAAGCGTAAGAACATCTGGATCATCGGTCTCGACGAGCGCGGCACTATGGACTACGACCAGTTCGACTTCACCGGCGACTGCGCCCTGGTCATGGGCCGCGAAGGCGACGGTCTCCACGAACTCGTCCGCCGCACCTGCGATCATCTCCTGCGCATCCCCATGGCTGGCGGCGTCAGTTCCCTCAACGTCTCCGCCGCCGGAGCCGTGGTGCTCTTTGAAGCCTTCCGCCAGCGCCGCAGTAAACAAAAGGCAGCCACCGGCGTTCCAGACAAATCTCCCACTGCCGCGTCCAAGCCTAAGAAACAGAAAGGCCTGGGTTCGTAA
- a CDS encoding M1 aminopeptidase family protein, with the protein MKASIFPAAVSTMLLAVAVAIISSAHPSQAQTSTGTPPVSSQTIQQTDQDAAKKGKVLFSRSIDSNGQTVDNVNDPANPQTTPAPQNSDALKASGNLSAGQAAVKIAPQPTAEDAERAALTYTDFDLDARLRPAEGHLAVRALVTVRNDGKTPLLHIPLQLSSTLDWEIIRLNGRQMPFTQAVLNSDADHTGQLHEAAITPSAPLAPGASLQLDVTYSGIIAQSAKRLLAIGTPDDVAAHSDWDRIGIDFTGLRGFGNVVWYPVSSVPVILGDGARLFDEIGTHKLRSAGAHFRLALTVETPPGQAPNVALINGRPAALSQTLGADASVATVSTAHVDDAILGFEAPSLFLASRSSSEGPNITLWTRPESTPNIAAWNEAATEVIPFLQGWLGQRPRSQLTILDLPDPADVPFETGAMLATPIRAATPEVLDGLMAHALTHAWVLSPRAWLSEGVAHFMGTLWIEKQQGRERALATLDGSRAALTLAEPASPGEGDGQPLTACISPVYYRTKAAYVFWMLRDLVSDATLSAALRAYDPAADTKPEYFETLIEQAGQRRNLGWFFADWVYADKGLPDLSIESVFSSAASVPGSYLVAVNVANNGYVAVEAPIQVISDTASVTQRVVLQARSKTVQRILLQGIPSEVRLNDGAIPETQATIHSKLIEAATPN; encoded by the coding sequence ATGAAAGCAAGCATTTTCCCGGCAGCAGTCTCCACCATGCTTCTCGCCGTAGCAGTGGCCATAATCAGTTCAGCCCATCCATCCCAGGCACAAACCTCCACCGGAACACCTCCCGTTTCCTCGCAGACCATCCAGCAGACCGATCAGGACGCGGCGAAAAAAGGCAAAGTCCTCTTTTCCCGTTCCATCGACTCCAACGGCCAGACCGTTGACAACGTCAATGACCCTGCGAACCCGCAAACCACCCCTGCCCCGCAGAATTCCGACGCTCTGAAAGCCTCCGGCAATCTCTCAGCAGGGCAGGCAGCAGTAAAGATCGCTCCTCAGCCCACCGCCGAGGACGCCGAGCGAGCAGCCCTCACCTACACCGATTTCGACCTCGACGCCCGCCTCCGCCCCGCTGAAGGCCACCTCGCCGTGCGCGCCCTGGTCACCGTGCGCAACGACGGCAAAACGCCGCTCCTCCACATCCCTCTGCAGCTTTCTTCCACGCTCGATTGGGAGATCATCCGCCTCAACGGACGTCAGATGCCCTTCACCCAGGCCGTTCTGAACTCCGACGCGGACCACACCGGCCAGCTTCACGAGGCAGCCATCACCCCGTCCGCCCCGCTCGCCCCCGGTGCCAGCCTGCAATTGGACGTAACCTACTCCGGCATCATTGCCCAGTCCGCCAAGCGTCTTCTCGCCATCGGAACCCCCGACGATGTCGCTGCTCACTCCGACTGGGATCGCATCGGCATCGACTTCACCGGCCTCCGCGGCTTCGGCAACGTCGTTTGGTATCCCGTCTCATCCGTCCCCGTCATCCTCGGCGATGGCGCGCGCCTCTTCGATGAAATCGGCACTCACAAACTCCGCAGCGCCGGAGCCCATTTCCGCCTGGCGCTCACCGTCGAAACACCCCCGGGCCAGGCTCCCAACGTCGCCCTGATCAATGGCCGTCCAGCCGCTTTGTCCCAGACCCTTGGAGCCGACGCCTCAGTTGCCACCGTTTCAACCGCCCATGTCGACGACGCAATTCTCGGCTTCGAAGCTCCCAGCCTATTCCTCGCCAGCCGCAGCAGTAGCGAAGGCCCAAACATCACCCTCTGGACGCGCCCGGAATCCACACCCAACATCGCCGCCTGGAATGAAGCAGCCACCGAAGTCATCCCGTTTCTCCAGGGCTGGCTCGGTCAGCGCCCGCGCTCGCAGCTCACCATCCTCGACCTTCCCGATCCAGCCGACGTCCCCTTTGAAACCGGAGCCATGCTCGCCACCCCGATCCGAGCCGCCACTCCTGAAGTTCTCGACGGTCTCATGGCCCATGCCCTCACCCACGCCTGGGTGCTCTCGCCGCGAGCCTGGCTCAGCGAAGGCGTAGCCCACTTCATGGGCACTCTCTGGATTGAAAAACAGCAGGGCCGGGAACGCGCCCTCGCCACACTCGACGGCTCCCGCGCCGCTCTCACCCTCGCCGAACCCGCCAGTCCCGGCGAAGGCGACGGTCAGCCGCTCACCGCCTGCATCTCGCCCGTCTACTACCGCACCAAGGCCGCTTACGTCTTCTGGATGCTTCGCGATCTGGTCAGCGACGCAACCCTGTCGGCAGCCCTGCGCGCCTACGACCCCGCAGCCGACACCAAACCGGAGTATTTCGAAACACTCATCGAACAAGCCGGCCAACGCCGCAACCTCGGATGGTTCTTCGCCGACTGGGTCTACGCCGACAAAGGTCTGCCTGACCTCTCCATCGAGAGTGTCTTCTCCAGTGCCGCCTCTGTTCCCGGTTCGTATCTGGTCGCAGTCAACGTTGCCAACAACGGTTACGTCGCCGTCGAAGCCCCCATTCAGGTCATCAGCGACACCGCCAGCGTCACCCAGCGCGTAGTCCTCCAGGCCCGCTCTAAAACAGTGCAGCGCATCCTGCTCCAGGGCATCCCCTCGGAAGTCCGCCTCAACGACGGCGCCATCCCCGAAACCCAGGCCACCATCCACAGCAAACTAATCGAAGCCGCCACGCCGAACTAA
- a CDS encoding SGNH/GDSL hydrolase family protein: protein MRWFLNEGGNESGRYVHPFRFGAFVAAAVFTGMLTATSGLAQQTPPPVSQAPAAAAPQRPHLVEPPTDWPNMKRFHDADVALPAAAAGEERVVFMGDSITESWLHSGIPEAQRTAATDPGFFPGKPYVNRGISGQTTPQMLVRFRQDVVELKPRVVVILAGINDVAGNTGDMTPEQTEDNFASMADLAHANDIKVVLCSILPAFDFPWKPGREPAPKVIALNAWIKAYAASHGYTYVDFYSAMVDSRGGLPATLSRDGVHPNKAGYDIMNPLVEAGIAKALGRE, encoded by the coding sequence ATGCGTTGGTTTTTGAATGAGGGCGGGAACGAATCCGGGCGGTATGTTCATCCATTTCGTTTTGGTGCGTTTGTGGCGGCTGCGGTTTTTACCGGGATGCTGACTGCTACGTCAGGGCTTGCGCAGCAAACTCCACCGCCTGTTTCGCAGGCACCGGCGGCGGCTGCGCCACAGCGTCCTCACCTGGTTGAACCGCCGACGGACTGGCCGAATATGAAGCGATTTCATGATGCGGATGTAGCATTACCTGCTGCAGCTGCGGGTGAAGAGCGGGTTGTGTTCATGGGCGACTCCATCACGGAGTCGTGGCTGCACAGTGGCATTCCAGAGGCACAGCGGACGGCGGCTACGGACCCTGGATTTTTTCCTGGAAAGCCGTACGTGAATCGCGGCATCAGCGGGCAGACTACGCCGCAGATGCTGGTGCGTTTTCGCCAGGATGTGGTGGAACTGAAGCCGCGCGTGGTGGTGATTCTGGCGGGGATTAACGATGTTGCGGGGAATACGGGTGATATGACTCCGGAGCAGACGGAGGACAACTTTGCGTCGATGGCCGACCTGGCTCATGCCAACGACATCAAGGTGGTGCTTTGCTCGATTCTGCCGGCCTTTGATTTTCCCTGGAAGCCGGGGCGCGAGCCTGCTCCGAAGGTGATTGCATTGAATGCCTGGATCAAGGCGTATGCGGCCAGTCACGGTTATACGTATGTCGATTTTTATTCGGCAATGGTGGATTCGCGGGGCGGTCTTCCGGCCACGTTGAGCCGTGATGGGGTGCATCCGAATAAGGCTGGGTACGACATTATGAATCCGCTGGTGGAGGCGGGGATCGCCAAGGCGCTGGGCAGGGAATAA